gaccgcccatctcccaaaatacagagtctgaggAAAAACTCTgaacaaaactctgaatcctcaaccaaaacccttggatcttaacacacaccCTAAAAACATGGGGTGtttctccatcctccgattggcatcaccagcagatgggtgtgtctttaagactaagcctatacaatctagagggggtccaatagaatctatgtaaaatcttgaattgcataaggcgaacccttgcatctctagatacagacttgacattttttagaatcctaggtcacactccctcctccagtaccaagtttaaatctttctcccataatctcttgatagaagttacagctctgtcccccagacttagaattaacagggagtaatacactgatgcctcatgaccttttccaaaagcagtaatcacctctcccagagtatctgccactttaagggggtgtatgctactcccaaaaacaatacagagcaggtgacgcagctgtaaatacctatagaactgagatctggaaatcccaaaattttcaaaggatctcaacactccactctcatatcggtcaccgagtgcagcaacccccctcacaattcactctgatcagcagaaaggggacttatcaaaacataattttgtgttcagccatatgcttgaggcaacattaaaataaatgtccgaattaaacactctggacaattttgtccataccgagtgcaaatgcgagataatggggtgtaacttaacttctccgattcatttgatagaaaggctttgcaatggcgaaataggggcaagaacttcctgttcagtacaaaaccagggagggtctctctcaggtggaagcgaccaatgagccaaatgtctaagaccgaatccataataataaaacaaaatcttgggtaggcctagcccacctttgtcaatcggcctatgtaacttattaaaatgtaatctaggacatttaccattccaaatgaaggtcttcgctatgctatcaaattgcttgaaatgagAGAAGGGgaaatctacagggagagattgtagcatgtAGTGAAATTtgggaatacaattcattttaataacattaaccttcccaatcatagataaatgtaatgaagcccaccagcccacatcgctcgaaaacctttttattaagggatcaaaatgaaataaatcagacatatttgctgggaataaaatgcctaaatacttaatgccctatttgggccactggaaggcacccggctggaaagccattactgggcagtacgctgtcagagccaaagcttcagatttagaccaattaactctgtatcctgagaacttagaaaaggaatgaataattctgtggaggcaaggcatagatctagtggggtcggagacgaataataaaatataatctgcataaagcaaaagcttatgcaccacacctcccgccaccacccctggacaATCaacttcccttcttatcgcagctgctaatggttccagggcaagacaaaacaataatggggaaagagggcaaccctgccaggtgcctatatccagagtaaaataatctgaaatgaatccatttgtttgtaccgccgttaccgggtgtctataaagtaacttaatccatccaataaaagtattcccgaacacgtatatttccaaaatataatcccattctaccatattaaatgccttttcagcgtcaagtgagatggccgcaaccggagtctgatcattcgccactgaccacataatattgatgagatgcctaatgttatcagaagagctgcggccctgaataaaccccacctgatctaaatgtataagagatgtcataactttacttaatttgttagccaaaatttttgacaatattttaatgtctagctggatcagggaaattggacgataacttacactcacttggatttttgtgttttttaggaATCAGACtcatccgggcttgtgtcatggttgacggaagctttccattctttaatgattccatataaacttctaacaaaagtggagccagttctatagcataagatctgaaaaactcagtggcaaagccatctgcaCATCTGGTagtcaaggccttaattacctcgccaaactcctcaaaggttatctcagaatcaagagaatttatttgctcagtcatcagtttagggagttctaattgttccacaaaatttcttatatcctcatcagtagatgaagatgtggaactatagagatcaagatagaattctttaaaagcataatttatatcaatggccgaggtaaaaatttcaccaccagcagaattcactgagggaatggtagaaaaagactcactctgctttatatatctagccaaaagcttccctgctttgtcccccgaaaagtatgactgtcttgccctaaataaccaacactccaccttccgcgacaaaatagtattatatctgtatttcaatcgggtcaattctctgaggccatcagacaacattaggcgcttcagctctgcctctgcacttttaatattcccttccaactccacgagttctcgtgctttggattttttgatgaatgaggcatactgtatgatctgacccctaagaactgccttaagtgccccccaagccacgcccacagaggatactgaggaccagttggtctccatataaacattgatttcagcctttaacatgtgttggaaatcaagattttgcaaaagggatacattaaagcaccaactacatgatttatttttcttcatatgtggcaacaactCTAatctcaccagggcatgatctgagactaagatgttttcagttgagcaatcaacaacagatgaattgAGGgtcttagatatatataaaaaaatatattctagaataaatcttatggactgatgaaaaaatgtatactccctaccagatgggtttaaaagtctctaaatatctgtaagaccaagatttttacacatcctatgaagcgtcaatgttgctctagggggctttaagtctttggttcttttaattgtgatgattttggctcacatttaacaaaaacccaccaattcactatctcaacaaattagaatacatcataagaccaataaaaaaaaattttttagtgaattgttggccttctggaaagtatgttcatttactgtatatgtactcaatacttggtaggggctccttttgctttaattactgcctcaattcggcgtggcatggaggtgatcagtttgtggcactgctgaggtggtatggaagcccaggtttctttgacagtggccttcagctcatctgcattttttggtctcttgtttctcattttcctcttgacaataccccatagattctctgtggggttcaggtctggtgagtttgctggccagtcaagcacaccaacaccatggtcatttaaccaacttttggtgcttttggcagtgtgggcaggtgccaaatcctgctggaaaatgaaatcagcatctttaaaaagctggtcagcagaaggaagcatgaagtgctccaaaatttcttggtaaacgggtgcagtgactttggttttcaaaaaacacaatggaccaacaccagcagatgacactgcaccccaaatcatcacagactgtggaaacttaacactggacttcaagcaacttgggttatgagcttctccacccttactccagactctaggaccttggtttccaaatgaaatacaaaacttgctctcatctgaaaagaggactttggatcacagtccagttcttcttctccttagcccaggtaagacgcctctgacattgtctgtggttcaggagtggcttaacaagaggaatacgacaactgtagccaaattccttgacacgtctgtatgtggtggctcttgatgccttgaccccagcctcagtccattccttgtgaagttcacccaaattcttgaatcgattttgcttgacaatcctcataaggctgcagttctctcagttggttgtgcatcattttcttccacactttttccttccactcaactttgttaacatgcttggatacagcactctgtgaacagccagcttctttggcaatgaatgtttgtggtttaccctccttgtgaagggtgtcaatgattgtcttctggacaactgtcagatcagcagtcttccccatgattgtgtagcctagtgaaccaaactgagagaccattttgaaggctcaggaaacctttgcagttgttttgagttgattagctgattggcatgtcaccatattctaatttgctgagatagtgaattggtgggtttttgttaaatgtgagccaaaatcatcacaattaaaagaaccaaagacttcaactacttcagtctgtgtgcattgaatttatttaatacacgagtttcacaatttgagttgaattactgaaataaatgaacttttccatgacattctaatttattgagatgcacctgtatatatatatattgaataagaataaacacaaagaacgtgtagattcattcacaaaactgtcccgaaagtgtgttcctccacaaaacaagcttcagccgctagcggaaccagcacaaaaaaaaatatttttaaaaatccattcctcggacagtcaaacaaatgtgcagcagatgacctaatccttccaatgtccagcaaaaaatactccacaaaacaaactccagccaataggaggcataaacacaaggaacatgctgattcatccacaactgtcccgaaggagtgttattccacaaaacaaactccagctgctaggcggaaccagcacaaaaagaaacaaaacaggtgcccagtttcctcagatggtcaagtgaatgttcagtgagtcaggtccactaggctGCAGAGCAAGTGCCACAAAATGACTCACTCATTCCATAGACCCTATGAAGGATATCGcatgttggggacaagtaaactctctatggccatccttagcatctattctccacctggccaggaacttcagtgcaaagcgaccctccgtcaatgcaaaagtttcttgaaggagtgttattccacaaaacagactccagccgctaggcggaaccagcacaaaagcaaacaaaaaaggcgcctagCTTACTCGGATGGTCAagtaaatgttcagtgagtcaagctcacttggctgcaatgtgagaaacacaccatgacttcctcagaaCCTTgcttttatgaaagacatcgcttgttgtgggcatgtaaatattttgtggccatccttaggatttattctcaatttggccgggaacatcagtgcaaaagcgaccttccattgatgtaaaattTTCTTGCATTCTGTCGATGCAAAagattcttgaaggagtgttattccacaaaaaaattccagccactaggcggaacaaacacagaaagaaacaaaaatgcgcccagcttcctcagacagtcaagtgaatgttcaatgagtcaggcccactaggcagcaacatgaaaatcaccaaatggcttactcaccccattgtctctataaaggacaatgcttgctgtgagcatgtaaatattttgcggccatctttagtatctattctcaagttggccgggaacatcagttcAAAAGCAactttccattgatgtaagagtttcttgcattccttgaatcgattacgtttctctcttgtcgaattcgcaaagtctggaaacaaaaaaatgttgtggttcttctaagaaagccttcctttactcctcgcctcatgtaacacaagatctttatcggatgatctcagaaatttggccagaattgatcgaggcctgtctccctcagcggatctccgagccgggaccctgtgaactcgctcgatttccagcttatggcctgttatgttgagcagacttggaaagagctcatctaggaattttcccatatctcggccttcctcatgctcaggaattccaacaattcagacgttgtttcgccaattacgattctcaaggtcttccagcttttcccaaacacgttccaaatctactttggtcgctagcggattaacaactaattccctctctgaagattccagataAGTCCATCCGCTTCTCgacatccccgattcttgtaaccaactcagagaatttcgtctccatcgcagtgatcgatcgacgtattacagcaagatcctccaagtccaccATGACATTCGCCAGCAGTacagacatgctcgacagttgccgTTGAATCTCTCCCgctgcaccgtccaaactgagtccctggtctgcggccctgtatggggtatcagcttgagcaagtgtcttttaatatcttcaGAGCTCgagaattttgaattatttgacatgttgacttcatagaacaatTATGTAGCagtgtgtatcgaatctcactggtttaagacacaaaaataattaaaaactagcaaagtgcacagagttcGCCACtgcatggcgccacgtgactctCCAGAACAAAGATATCTTAAGATTTACTCATGAAATTGAAACATGCAATGAAAAATACATTGCAGTGTATTGCAGAGAAGGGAGGTTGATGTGTGTTGGGGAGTAATGCCTGTAACCTGTACATGCTGAAAGCACGTGTCTGGTTGTATTTAACTGTGTGGTCTCATTAATGTGGCCCACGCATGGAGACCTCAGGACAGGCAGACTGCCTTTGGTGAAAAACAAACCTGAAACCCAAAGACTAAGATGTCTGTATCTTGGGAAATGAAATGACTAACTAAGTGTGAACTCTTTTATACTATATCTCACACCTCACAAGAGATGGCATTAAACTTTTTCTACATCAAAGAAGCATCAAATATATGTAGTCTACAGTTTATGGTCCTGATTGCTCAGGACTGCTTTAATAAATGAAGGTCAAGGATggattatacagtatacacaaatatactgtatatatacatatacagtatattgcatatcTTGCAATATATCTTACAGATTTTACATCTGTAGTTGATGGTTATTGATATAAAAATGGTAGATTTTGAATACTATATAAAATATCAGATGTTCTCCTTCAGTCAGGTCATTCCCTATGGTGTGGGTTCACTTCAAGTGCGTCTAAGGCGAGATGTGAAACGGTGCCATTGTGCAGACAAGAGAGATACAAAGTGTGTGCAGTTTTGCTCTTACTTGTATCTCCAACAAGAGTGAGTATCATTCTTAATTTTACTGTACTTAACACACATTGTGGAAGTTGTTTCAAACAAATTGAACAtcacacaaaatatttaattgttgCACTGTACTTGTATATTTTACAGAGATAATAATGTTTCAGTCAAAAGGTACCAACCCAGAAAATCCAAAGAGCGATACAAGTTTGGATTCCCCCTGAGATTGAGGAGGCACAATCCAGTTCAAACAACCTGAAATTGTGGGAGgaaaatactgtaataatttaCTGTAGGCCATGTTATTACTTTTTGGGAAGCAAGCCTGACCAAACAGTATGTCTTAATATGTGTGCTTTATAACTGTTGTTGTGAGTGGTTTACAAAGTACAATAGACATAATTTCTAAAGGATTTTGGCATGTGATGAAATGCTAGCTTCTCAGTAGGGACAGTATATAAAGCAAATAGGAGTAAGTGTAGGAGCAAGTACTCTTTACATGTCAGTTTAttgaaaaatactgtaaaatcGTATTGCTTTTAATTGGCTTTTAATACACGTACAGTATGGCATTTGATGTTTCCTCATAATGTAAGTGAGTACAACATCTAGGGCAGACttgttcatttaatatttattgagGATTAAATAGTGGCTTATTAGCACTTTGGTATTAAACCTATTAGTTGCAGAGTGTTAAGTTTATTTTTAGGTCTCTGTACAAATTAACTGAGTATGTTTTGTtaatgaaaaattattaaaaaaaaatttaaaaattaaaaaaaaacaatgataaaaaaaaatatatatgcacaGAACTAAGACAAGCAGTTTAATTTATGAATTGAAACTGCAATCAGTTTTATAATCTAATGAATtgactgaatatttatttttatgtgaaaaggcaaataataaacataaactaatGCTAGAAATCAGTGACATTTTACCCTATTATTTAATTTGCAAAGacagaaatatacagtatctttCTTAGAGGAATATGGCTGCAGTACGTGATTTATGGGTTTGGTGActactttttttaagtaaactttgcagcgatttaaacaaaaaaagcagggagtgactatttgcactaagtgtaaatagcacttGCCACACAGTATGGCTATTTgtactccaatagtctggtgtaaacacagaaattgaagactcccagtgttgctgcagtggtgaGGGGTTTAACAACAGTCTGGATGTTCTTTTTTGTGCAGATGATCCGAGTTcgattctgccttttgtcccacttttttcatcctgtttcctgtctccacatttaatatttcctttaatactaataacaataaagaaaaatgaaaataaaggcTGATTTCCTTGCAGTTATTTTGtcacagttttactatagtaatattgtagtaaccatgttttttggcggaagccatagttttaatgtaaataaccacggtattactacagtaatatggtgttaatatgataaccatgttttttggatactatgattttactacaaaataccatgatgaCACTCTGGTTACTATagtactgtagtaacaccatggttaatttttgtaaggattGATTTAAGGTGTCTGTGGGTctgtaaataaacaaaataaactaaaaaaataaacacgctgcagtgatgcccctatagtgtattttagtatttaattGGGGGTGAAAATGTCATCAAACACTACAGTATTTGAGCTTAGTGTTTACAAACAGCCTCTGCTGAAAAGCCCCCTTTGAATAGACACTAAAGTAAACACACACCTTTAATTTCAAAATGCAAGTTatggcatatatacagtatagaaaaACATATAACTGTTCAACTCATAATGAAAGCTTATTTATTAACCAAAGTTTCGGCTTATCAGCCTTTTTCAAGGTACAAAAAGAAAAAGCCCCCATCTTAATTTGAGTGAGAAATATGCGCCACAAAAACAGCTTTACATCAGGTTTAAAACTTCAGAAATTGTCTATAGATTCACCAACAACAAGAGAGAGAAGGAAATGATTTGAACTTATTACCAGTGTTgagtaatgttacttttaaaagtaacttattagaatattgcgttactccttaaaaaagtaacttcattaatgaa
The nucleotide sequence above comes from Myxocyprinus asiaticus isolate MX2 ecotype Aquarium Trade chromosome 25, UBuf_Myxa_2, whole genome shotgun sequence. Encoded proteins:
- the LOC127416286 gene encoding endothelin-2-like, which produces MDFSFVFLINAVVLILEQQVPGSHVNRSPLVNNTPQIHHRERRCSCENLKDKECVYFCHIGIVWVDTPSQVIPYGVGSLQVRLRRDVKRCHCADKRDTKCVQFCSYLYLQQEDNNVSVKRYQPRKSKERYKFGFPLRLRRHNPVQTT